The following are encoded in a window of Ranitomeya variabilis isolate aRanVar5 chromosome 6, aRanVar5.hap1, whole genome shotgun sequence genomic DNA:
- the PDP1 gene encoding pyruvate dehyrogenase phosphatase catalytic subunit 1 isoform X1, producing the protein MFAACDRRMCMCPGPRRIGFPVRSCSPSLLLDAMSVPTQFLFPLIRNCELGRICSSVCYCHHKSLCCRSSYPSVKPLRCGADGKFASAFRRPREQCLQLRQYVTTPQRFYLTPPQVNSILKANEYSFKVPEFDGKNISSILGFDSNQLPANAPIEDRRSAATCLQTRGMLLGVFDGHAGCACAQAVSERLFYYIAVSLLPQETLLEIEHAVESGRALLPILQWHKHPNDYFSKEASKLYFNSLRTYWQELIDLNTGETTDVKEALINSFKRLDNDLSLEAQVGDPNSFLNYWVLRVAFSGATACVAHVDGVDLHVANTGDSRALLGVQEEDGSWSAVTMSHDHNAQNESEIQRLRSEHPKEDKSVVKQDRLLGLLMPFRAFGDVKFKWSIDLQKRVVESGPDQLNDNEYTKFIPPNYHSPPYLSAEPEVIYHRLRPKDKFLILATDGLWETMHRQDVVRLVGEYLTGVHHQQPIAVGGYKVTLGQMQGLLMERRARISNAFEDQNAATHLIRHAVGNNEFGTVDHERLSKMLSLPEELARMYRDDITIIVVQFNSHVIGAYQNQQQ; encoded by the coding sequence GTTTCCCAGTAAGAAGTTGCTCTCCATCTTTACTGCTGGATGCAATGTCTGTTCCTACACAGTTTCTCTTTCCTCTCATCAGGAATTGTGAACTTGGCAGGATCTGCAGCTCTGTGTGTTACTGTCACCACAAATCTCTGTGCTGTAGGTCCAGTTACCCATCTGTGAAGCCCCTTCGTTGTGGAGCAGATGGGAAATTTGCTTCCGCATTCCGAAGACCCAGAGAGCAATGTCTTCAGCTGCGGCAATATGTGACTACTCCGCAGAGGTTTTACCTAACGCCTCCCCAGGTTAACAGTATCTTAAAAGCCAATGAATACAGTTTTAAGGTTCCCGAATTTGATGGTAAGAATATCAGTTCGATTCTTGGTTTTGACAGCAATCAGCTGCCGGCCAATGCTCCAATCGAAGACCGAAGAAGTGCGGCGACTTGTTTACAGACGAGAGGCATGCTCTTAGGCGTGTTTGATGGCCACGCTGGTTGCGCGTGCGCTCAAGCGGTTAGTGAAAGACTCTTCTATTATATTGCTGTTTCATTGCTACCACAGGAAACTCTACTGGAGATTGAACATGCCGTAGAAAGCGGGCGAGCCCTGTTGCCCATTTTGCAGTGGCACAAGCATCCAAACGATTACTTTAGTAAGGAGGCATCCAAATTGTACTTCAACAGTTTACGCACCTACTGGCAGGAGCTGATTGATCTGAACACAGGGGAGACGACCGACGTGAAGGAGGCTTTGATCAATTCATTTAAGCGACTCGACAACGACCTGTCTTTGGAAGCTCAAGTTGGTGATCCAAACTCTTTTCTGAACTACTGGGTTTTAAGGGTGGCCTTTTCGGGAGCCACAGCATGTGTGGCTCACGTGGATGGTGTAGACTTGCATGTAGCTAACACAGGAGATAGTCGTGCCTTGCTTGGAGTCCAGGAAGAAGATGGATCTTGGTCTGCGGTAACCATGTCCCATGATCATAACGCTCAGAATGAGTCTGAAATTCAAAGGCTCCGATCCGAGCATCCAAAGGAAGACAAGAGCGTGGTAAAGCAAGACCGACTTCTTGGGTTGCTAATGCCCTTCAGAGCTTTCGGTGACGTTAAATTCAAGTGGAGCATCGATCTTCAGAAACGTGTTGTTGAGTCAGGACCCGATCAACTGAATGACAATGAATACACTAAATTTATCCCTCCTAATTACCACTCCCCACCTTACTTAAGTGCTGAACCTGAAGTGATCTACCACAGATTAAGACCTAAAGATAAGTTCCTCATATTGGCCACAGATGGGCTTTGGGAGACTATGCATAGACAAGATGTGGTGAGACTCGTTGGAGAGTATCTGACTGGTGTTCACCATCAACAACCCATAGCCGTAGGAGGTTACAAAGTTACTTTGGGACAGATGCAGGGTCTTCTTATGGAAAGGAGAGCCAGGATTTCTAATGCTTTTGAAGATCAAAATGCGGCCACCCATCTTATAAGGCATGCCGTGGGTAACAATGAATTTGGCACTGTTGACCATGAGCGACTTTCAAAGATGCTCAGTCTTCCAGAAGAACTGGCACGGATGTACAGAGATGATATTACCATTATAGTAGTGCAGTTTAACTCTCATGTTATTGGAGCTTATCAAAATCAACAGCAGTAA
- the PDP1 gene encoding pyruvate dehyrogenase phosphatase catalytic subunit 1 isoform X2: MSVPTQFLFPLIRNCELGRICSSVCYCHHKSLCCRSSYPSVKPLRCGADGKFASAFRRPREQCLQLRQYVTTPQRFYLTPPQVNSILKANEYSFKVPEFDGKNISSILGFDSNQLPANAPIEDRRSAATCLQTRGMLLGVFDGHAGCACAQAVSERLFYYIAVSLLPQETLLEIEHAVESGRALLPILQWHKHPNDYFSKEASKLYFNSLRTYWQELIDLNTGETTDVKEALINSFKRLDNDLSLEAQVGDPNSFLNYWVLRVAFSGATACVAHVDGVDLHVANTGDSRALLGVQEEDGSWSAVTMSHDHNAQNESEIQRLRSEHPKEDKSVVKQDRLLGLLMPFRAFGDVKFKWSIDLQKRVVESGPDQLNDNEYTKFIPPNYHSPPYLSAEPEVIYHRLRPKDKFLILATDGLWETMHRQDVVRLVGEYLTGVHHQQPIAVGGYKVTLGQMQGLLMERRARISNAFEDQNAATHLIRHAVGNNEFGTVDHERLSKMLSLPEELARMYRDDITIIVVQFNSHVIGAYQNQQQ, from the coding sequence ATGTCTGTTCCTACACAGTTTCTCTTTCCTCTCATCAGGAATTGTGAACTTGGCAGGATCTGCAGCTCTGTGTGTTACTGTCACCACAAATCTCTGTGCTGTAGGTCCAGTTACCCATCTGTGAAGCCCCTTCGTTGTGGAGCAGATGGGAAATTTGCTTCCGCATTCCGAAGACCCAGAGAGCAATGTCTTCAGCTGCGGCAATATGTGACTACTCCGCAGAGGTTTTACCTAACGCCTCCCCAGGTTAACAGTATCTTAAAAGCCAATGAATACAGTTTTAAGGTTCCCGAATTTGATGGTAAGAATATCAGTTCGATTCTTGGTTTTGACAGCAATCAGCTGCCGGCCAATGCTCCAATCGAAGACCGAAGAAGTGCGGCGACTTGTTTACAGACGAGAGGCATGCTCTTAGGCGTGTTTGATGGCCACGCTGGTTGCGCGTGCGCTCAAGCGGTTAGTGAAAGACTCTTCTATTATATTGCTGTTTCATTGCTACCACAGGAAACTCTACTGGAGATTGAACATGCCGTAGAAAGCGGGCGAGCCCTGTTGCCCATTTTGCAGTGGCACAAGCATCCAAACGATTACTTTAGTAAGGAGGCATCCAAATTGTACTTCAACAGTTTACGCACCTACTGGCAGGAGCTGATTGATCTGAACACAGGGGAGACGACCGACGTGAAGGAGGCTTTGATCAATTCATTTAAGCGACTCGACAACGACCTGTCTTTGGAAGCTCAAGTTGGTGATCCAAACTCTTTTCTGAACTACTGGGTTTTAAGGGTGGCCTTTTCGGGAGCCACAGCATGTGTGGCTCACGTGGATGGTGTAGACTTGCATGTAGCTAACACAGGAGATAGTCGTGCCTTGCTTGGAGTCCAGGAAGAAGATGGATCTTGGTCTGCGGTAACCATGTCCCATGATCATAACGCTCAGAATGAGTCTGAAATTCAAAGGCTCCGATCCGAGCATCCAAAGGAAGACAAGAGCGTGGTAAAGCAAGACCGACTTCTTGGGTTGCTAATGCCCTTCAGAGCTTTCGGTGACGTTAAATTCAAGTGGAGCATCGATCTTCAGAAACGTGTTGTTGAGTCAGGACCCGATCAACTGAATGACAATGAATACACTAAATTTATCCCTCCTAATTACCACTCCCCACCTTACTTAAGTGCTGAACCTGAAGTGATCTACCACAGATTAAGACCTAAAGATAAGTTCCTCATATTGGCCACAGATGGGCTTTGGGAGACTATGCATAGACAAGATGTGGTGAGACTCGTTGGAGAGTATCTGACTGGTGTTCACCATCAACAACCCATAGCCGTAGGAGGTTACAAAGTTACTTTGGGACAGATGCAGGGTCTTCTTATGGAAAGGAGAGCCAGGATTTCTAATGCTTTTGAAGATCAAAATGCGGCCACCCATCTTATAAGGCATGCCGTGGGTAACAATGAATTTGGCACTGTTGACCATGAGCGACTTTCAAAGATGCTCAGTCTTCCAGAAGAACTGGCACGGATGTACAGAGATGATATTACCATTATAGTAGTGCAGTTTAACTCTCATGTTATTGGAGCTTATCAAAATCAACAGCAGTAA